One Corynebacterium yudongzhengii DNA window includes the following coding sequences:
- a CDS encoding LuxR C-terminal-related transcriptional regulator translates to MGERLYCSPATVKAHLANIYAQLQITNRVRLAVLGHEAGFSGAAEGPCIDFWARFGRIRPDFLSNYRR, encoded by the coding sequence ATCGGGGAGCGCTTGTACTGTTCGCCCGCGACGGTGAAAGCACACCTCGCGAACATCTACGCCCAATTGCAGATCACGAACCGCGTCCGCCTGGCCGTCCTCGGGCACGAGGCTGGCTTCTCGGGTGCAGCGGAGGGACCGTGCATAGATTTTTGGGCCCGTTTCGGCCGGATCCGCCCCGATTTTTTAAGTAACTACCGACGTTAA
- a CDS encoding TrmH family RNA methyltransferase gives MTSDSRSHAEPGPTEWGAGRHGVGPWAEEHPGEPLPSSDRFDPELLAEGDRRNVVDAYRYLTREAIIADIDTRRHRLHIAIENFENDANIGTVVRTANAFAVDTVHIVGRRRWNRRGAMVTDRYQRLRHHADVATLLGWAREHHLEVVAIDNTPGSVPLEEAELPENCLLLFGQEGPGVSEDAQSGAMMTCSIAQFGSTRSINAGVAAGIAMHAWIRQHADMNKSW, from the coding sequence ATGACCTCGGACTCTAGGTCTCACGCCGAGCCCGGGCCGACCGAGTGGGGCGCCGGCCGCCACGGCGTGGGGCCGTGGGCCGAAGAACACCCCGGCGAGCCGCTGCCGAGCTCGGACCGCTTCGATCCGGAGCTGTTGGCGGAGGGGGATCGTCGCAACGTCGTCGACGCCTATCGCTACCTCACGCGCGAGGCGATCATCGCGGATATCGACACCCGGCGCCACCGGCTGCACATCGCGATCGAGAACTTCGAAAACGACGCCAACATCGGCACCGTGGTGCGCACCGCCAACGCTTTTGCCGTGGATACCGTGCACATTGTGGGGCGGCGGCGCTGGAACCGTCGGGGCGCGATGGTCACCGATCGCTACCAGCGGCTGCGCCACCACGCCGACGTCGCCACGCTGCTGGGGTGGGCCCGCGAGCATCACCTAGAGGTGGTCGCCATCGACAACACCCCCGGTTCGGTGCCCCTGGAGGAAGCCGAGCTTCCCGAGAACTGCCTGCTGCTGTTCGGCCAGGAGGGCCCCGGGGTCAGCGAGGATGCGCAAAGCGGGGCGATGATGACCTGCTCGATCGCCCAGTTCGGCTCGACGCGCTCGATCAACGCCGGGGTGGCCGCCGGGATCGCGATGCATGCGTGGATCCGGCAACACGCCGATATGAATAAAAGTTGGTGA
- the pyrE gene encoding orotate phosphoribosyltransferase, translating to MAAHPLDTKKKQRLAELVRELAVVHGRVTLSSGKEADYYVDLRRATLQHEASRLIGALLRELTADWDFAAVGGLTLGADPVATSIMHADGRPIDAFVVRKEAKKHGMQRRIEGADVVDKKVLVVEDTTTTGNSPLTAVRALRDAGAEVVGVATVVDRATGAEDAIRAEGLDYRYLLGLDDLGL from the coding sequence ATGGCCGCTCACCCGCTCGATACGAAGAAGAAGCAACGCCTCGCTGAGCTCGTGCGCGAGCTCGCTGTTGTCCACGGCAGGGTAACCCTGTCTTCGGGCAAGGAGGCGGATTACTACGTCGATTTGCGACGCGCCACCCTGCAGCACGAGGCTTCCCGCCTCATCGGCGCCCTGCTGCGCGAGCTCACCGCGGACTGGGATTTCGCCGCCGTCGGCGGGCTCACCTTGGGTGCCGATCCCGTGGCCACCTCCATCATGCATGCCGACGGCCGCCCCATCGACGCCTTCGTCGTGCGCAAAGAGGCGAAGAAGCACGGGATGCAGCGCCGCATTGAGGGTGCGGATGTCGTCGATAAGAAGGTGCTAGTCGTCGAGGACACCACCACCACCGGCAACTCGCCGCTGACTGCGGTGCGGGCGCTTCGCGACGCCGGCGCCGAGGTCGTCGGCGTCGCCACCGTCGTCGACCGGGCCACGGGGGCCGAGGACGCCATCCGCGCCGAGGGCCTCGACTACCGCTACCTGCTGGGCCTCGATGACCTCGGACTCTAG
- a CDS encoding sulfurtransferase translates to MSTFISVPETREAVYRGRPLTILASIWEKDGEGGHHRYQSGHIPTAHFCDPAAALTGLPGSKDGRNPLPKLSDVQRSLRFWGVRAGIPTVTYDQGHGLFAGRAWWVLRWAGVRDVQLLDGGLRAWHDSGAPVVGGPGNIAVHSDVTATTGNMPTATIDDVRSHEGVLIDVRQPNRFAGRREILDLKAGHIPGAINVPVDDLFTKDRLVKSPEEIRARFAQAGIEDTSDVIMYSGSGNHSALAIAALEHAGMRIPAHFVGGWSQWSADSRNPVERGD, encoded by the coding sequence ATGTCGACGTTCATTTCCGTTCCGGAAACCCGCGAAGCTGTTTATCGGGGCCGACCTTTGACCATCCTTGCTTCCATTTGGGAGAAGGATGGCGAAGGCGGCCACCACCGTTACCAGAGTGGTCATATCCCGACCGCCCATTTTTGCGACCCCGCCGCCGCCCTTACCGGTCTGCCCGGTTCGAAGGACGGCCGCAACCCGTTGCCCAAGCTCAGCGATGTCCAGCGTTCCCTGCGTTTCTGGGGCGTGCGCGCAGGCATACCCACCGTCACCTACGACCAGGGCCACGGCCTGTTCGCCGGCCGCGCGTGGTGGGTGTTGCGCTGGGCGGGGGTTCGTGATGTCCAGCTTCTCGACGGCGGCCTCCGCGCCTGGCACGACTCCGGCGCCCCGGTGGTCGGCGGACCCGGCAACATCGCCGTGCACTCTGACGTCACGGCCACCACGGGTAACATGCCCACCGCCACGATCGACGACGTCCGCTCCCATGAGGGCGTGCTTATCGACGTCCGCCAACCCAACCGTTTCGCCGGCCGCCGTGAGATCCTCGACCTCAAGGCCGGGCATATCCCGGGTGCGATCAACGTGCCCGTCGATGACCTGTTCACTAAGGATCGCCTGGTGAAGTCGCCAGAGGAGATCCGCGCGCGTTTCGCGCAGGCGGGTATTGAGGACACCTCCGACGTCATCATGTACTCCGGTTCCGGTAATCACTCCGCGTTGGCGATTGCAGCTTTGGAACACGCCGGTATGCGGATCCCGGCGCACTTCGTTGGCGGTTGGTCGCAGTGGTCGGCCGATTCGCGCAATCCGGTGGAGCGCGGCGACTAG